TCCTATCATTGTGCTCTATATTTATTCCAAACTATTGGTTCTACGTCTTTCTACGTTTTGGTGTAGGATTCTTGTAAGTATTGACTTAATTGTATCAGAGTGCAACGTGACTTTAAAGTGTAAACTTATTAAATATGATTCTATAAAGAAGTGCTATCATGAACTAATATTGAAGATAATGCTATTGACAAAAAATTccggttttattttaatgtctTATTTGCTTAAACAGCATTGCTGGAGCCTCCTCCACCACTTATGCGTACTTGGGAGAATTCTTTACTCCCCGCCATCGTCCAATTGCCATAAACTACGCCAGTCTTTTTGTGGGAATCTCCACGGTTTATGTGCCAGGTAATTAACGATATTAAAAGTTTATATAATGTTAAATGCTAACAAAACATTCTTTTCAGCCACTGCCTGGCTGGTTCTATCCATGGATTGGAGTATAAGTGTGACGGATGACTTTGCCTTCCGTCCATGGAGACTTCTAACCATTTGCTACATGCTCCCCGGTGTCATTGGAACTTTAATGCTTTGGACTTTACCGGAAAGTCCCAAGATTCTTTTGTCCTTACACAAAACTGAAGAGGCGTTCTCTGTTGTGGATTGGATTGCAGTAAAGAACTCTGGAAAACATTTGCATGAGTTCAAAgtacaaaaacttaaaaccgAAGTCTGTGCTGATGGGGAAAATATCCTACTAATATCTAAATCAGCGTAGGTTCATTTCTTTTAATACCTtgactttaaaaataatcgatTAAACCCTAGTTCAGCAACCATAAAGAAAATGTGGAAGGAAACACTACCACTTCTAAAAAGACCACATCTGGTTAACTTTGTCATAAGTTGCACAATCATGTGTGGCCTATTTTTCAGGtaatatcttaaatatattaagGATTCTCGGGTCTTACGATAATGTATTCCATCTATAGTTCTTCTGGTATGGGTCTTTGGTATCCAGAGATTCAAAATCGTTTAGGTTCTTCTGACTCCCACAATTTGACAGTCTGCAATGTTATAGATGCCTCCATTGATCAGATGCAAGCCAATCAGACTAACAAAGTAACTATACTTATATTAATCTTAATAATTTAATGCTCAAACCAAATGCTTCTTAGGTATGCGATGATCACATAAACACTAAGAGCTACGTAGATACAATCACCTATGGAACTGCCCTTATTGTGGGATATATCCTAATGGGCCTCGTTATCAACAAAATTGGTCGAAAGGCTTCTATTTTCCTTGGCCTTACCTTCGCTGGAGCCTGTGCCATAGCCCTAATTTGGATCAAAGACGATGTAGCTATTGTGATAGCTTTCTGCTTGTATCTGGTTCTTCCGGGACTTTGCATCTCGATCCTGAGTGGAGCTGTAGTCGATCTTGTTCCGACTCATCTCCGTGGAAAGGCAGTATGTATTTGTCTGATGCTCGGAAGAACAGGAAGCGTATTTGGTAGCAACATTATTGGAGTACTACTGGACGCCTATTGCACTGCCACATTCGGGGTTTTCTCTGGATTTGTTTTAGGTTGGTAGATGAACATTATTTTTCACATAAACCTTATTTACATCTTACTTTTTTACAGTTTGCGCCTTATTGACGTTGATACTGCCTATTTGAGATtgttatgtatttataaataatttagtttaatttatatttaattataatttagaATTAACTTAATAATTTCTTGTTAATATGAATAAACAGTATTCAACTTGTTAAACCTAAGACAATTACGTTGTTctcttttttaagattttgaggcaacattttttttgattccaCAACTTGTGAAGAAAACAACATAAAAAGACGTAAAGTATAAAAGActgcatttcattttttatagcCTAGATTGCATTTTCATGGGCAGCCAAGTATAACCATCTTATGAAAACCATTAGTATTGTGCTTTGCAATTGTTTACACCAGTCTTTTTGGGatgtttcattttcataatttgtCAACAAGTTTCCTAATTAAAAGATCACCCCCACTGTACTTTTTCGGTTTAAGCAGAACATTGTCCCTTCTACTGCTAACCAGTTTGCAAATAAAATCGAATTCATTGATGTTGTTAAACTCTCAGCACATTGTTCTAAATTGAAACAAATCCCCAAATGGCTTTTCTCAAAACGGGTTTGTTGTGGTTTTCACATGTAGAACTGAGAGCATTCTCGAGTAGCTTATTAGAATACAATGCTTAAAGCCAGGTGCTGCACCAGCTTACTGACCAGTCAGTTGTCAAGTATCCGAAGAATCTCAAGATGCACAGCTCGCTGGAAAGCAACACCCCCAATGTGTGGGACTATGATACGATATTGGAAAAGATTGGTGAGCACATACCATTCGGATGTTTACACTTCTTCAagaataatttcaattttaggGTATGGAAAAACCCAATGGATACTATTGATTGTGAGTGGTTTGCTGACAATCACTTCGGTTGCCGCCCAACAAGCCATGAGTATCATTGTCATTGCCTCTCAATGCGAATTCGAAACCACACAGGCTGAAAAAGGCGTGATGATGGCTGCCAGTGTTACAGGTGAGAATCGTGAATCGAGTCGGCATCTCACACAGCTAAcaatggaatattttaatgcTTGCCCAGGTATTTTCTTATCAACCTATATATGGGGCTACATCAGCG
The Drosophila bipectinata strain 14024-0381.07 chromosome 3R, DbipHiC1v2, whole genome shotgun sequence DNA segment above includes these coding regions:
- the LOC108129342 gene encoding synaptic vesicle glycoprotein 2B, with translation MTSEQSQQDVEAKTNTVATKHESGDRSAGHEYEDVLQLIGFGRVQWIVLLAAGLLLMMVINETMGMSYITIVSQCDFEMNSKDKAIMSAASFIGIFCSSYFWGYLSDTVGRRPVLIYTTIAGNVLSLCSIFIPNYWFYVFLRFGVGFFIAGASSTTYAYLGEFFTPRHRPIAINYASLFVGISTVYVPATAWLVLSMDWSISVTDDFAFRPWRLLTICYMLPGVIGTLMLWTLPESPKILLSLHKTEEAFSVVDWIAVKNSGKHLHEFKVQKLKTEVCADGENILLISKSASATIKKMWKETLPLLKRPHLVNFVISCTIMCGLFFSSSGMGLWYPEIQNRLGSSDSHNLTVCNVIDASIDQMQANQTNKVCDDHINTKSYVDTITYGTALIVGYILMGLVINKIGRKASIFLGLTFAGACAIALIWIKDDVAIVIAFCLYLVLPGLCISILSGAVVDLVPTHLRGKAVCICLMLGRTGSVFGSNIIGVLLDAYCTATFGVFSGFVLVCALLTLILPI